A genomic region of Salinibacter pepae contains the following coding sequences:
- a CDS encoding glycosyltransferase 87 family protein produces the protein MPVGPGLTDDLYRYIWDGWLQWEGINPYRFVPSDSALVSYQDTSLYESLNSQEYYSIYPPLSQLFFALGGLAYDGHWEASYYVLKTLFVGAECIGVVVLTRLTSTRNVLLYAWNPLVLIETAGQGHTEALLALLLLTAVWAVRRRRGACASLAIAGAGLVKIYPFALGPFLLRRFGWRAVWPGALLVAGLSLPYAAPYAVPHIKASVDLFANLFEFNAGPYYAVKHVLWAWTGADWSKTIGPLFRGLFVASLPVLYGLDAWYKWSFRRACLVLIGTLFVLSTTVHPWYLVPVIALGVVGPRPSWPWLWLGLCSIGTYLFYVDGPYWVWIWTGWGGATVIALFRPYAPGLRRYVLGDYRAEPSAAE, from the coding sequence TTGCCGGTTGGTCCTGGACTGACCGACGATCTATACCGGTACATCTGGGACGGATGGCTTCAATGGGAGGGCATCAACCCGTACCGGTTTGTCCCGTCGGATTCCGCACTTGTTTCTTATCAGGACACGTCGCTCTACGAGAGTCTCAACTCACAGGAGTACTACAGCATCTATCCCCCGCTCTCGCAGCTGTTCTTTGCCCTCGGGGGGCTGGCCTACGACGGACACTGGGAAGCGTCGTACTACGTTCTCAAAACGCTATTCGTTGGGGCGGAGTGTATCGGGGTCGTCGTCCTCACGCGCCTGACAAGCACCCGAAACGTTCTGCTCTACGCGTGGAACCCACTGGTGCTGATCGAGACGGCCGGCCAGGGGCACACGGAAGCCCTATTGGCACTCTTGCTGTTGACCGCAGTCTGGGCAGTTCGACGCCGACGTGGGGCCTGTGCGTCGTTGGCAATTGCCGGGGCGGGGCTCGTCAAAATCTATCCGTTCGCACTGGGCCCATTCTTGCTTCGCCGCTTCGGATGGCGCGCCGTGTGGCCGGGGGCACTGCTCGTGGCGGGGCTCAGCCTTCCGTACGCGGCTCCGTATGCTGTGCCTCACATCAAAGCGTCGGTCGATCTATTTGCGAACCTGTTTGAGTTTAACGCAGGCCCGTACTACGCGGTCAAGCACGTCCTTTGGGCCTGGACCGGAGCGGACTGGAGCAAAACGATCGGTCCGCTCTTCCGGGGGCTCTTCGTGGCATCGCTTCCTGTCCTGTACGGCCTGGATGCGTGGTACAAGTGGTCGTTTCGGCGCGCGTGCCTTGTGCTCATCGGTACGCTGTTCGTCCTTAGCACAACTGTACACCCGTGGTACCTAGTGCCCGTGATCGCGCTCGGGGTCGTGGGCCCGCGGCCGTCATGGCCCTGGCTGTGGCTGGGCCTCTGCTCGATTGGGACGTATCTCTTCTACGTCGACGGGCCGTATTGGGTCTGGATCTGGACGGGGTGGGGCGGGGCCACGGTGATTGCCCTCTTCCGTCCCTACGCCCCGGGCCTCCGACGATACGTGCTGGGAGACTACCGAGCAGAGCCTTCCGCTGCGGAGTGA
- a CDS encoding aminopeptidase P family protein produces MSRVRGRLTDLEADALFLTSMPKIRWACGFTGSSGLLVVGPDSASFVTDGRYTDQARSEVDGADVHVARDGLSACVKEAGLLEPFSRVAFQADHVSVARRDALVDEHGEVEWIPKTGLLTQLAGSKTEDEVSRIRRAQSITENVFREIVDLIEPGITERETGAEIVYRHLKKGAESMAFDPIVASGPNGARPHARPTDRALHAGDMIVIDMGCFRDGYASDMTRTVALGEPDDTARRGYEAVLDAQHAALDAARAGMTGQELDAVARASLEAAGLAEHFTHGLGHGLGLQVHEWPRVSHTADDELPEGACVTIEPGVYLPEKQYGVRIEDIIVLREDGCENLTNSPKELMVL; encoded by the coding sequence ATGTCTCGTGTTCGAGGTCGCCTGACCGACCTCGAGGCCGACGCCCTTTTTCTCACCTCGATGCCGAAGATCCGGTGGGCCTGTGGCTTTACAGGATCCAGTGGACTCCTGGTTGTCGGTCCCGACTCGGCGTCCTTCGTCACCGATGGGCGCTACACGGACCAAGCCCGCTCGGAAGTAGACGGGGCGGACGTTCACGTTGCCCGGGACGGACTCTCGGCGTGCGTGAAGGAGGCGGGGCTCTTGGAGCCGTTCTCGCGAGTGGCGTTTCAGGCCGACCACGTCAGCGTCGCTCGCCGCGATGCTCTTGTGGACGAGCACGGGGAGGTAGAGTGGATTCCGAAGACCGGCCTGCTAACCCAGCTTGCCGGATCCAAAACCGAAGATGAGGTCTCTCGGATCCGTAGGGCCCAGTCGATAACCGAAAACGTGTTCCGCGAGATTGTCGACCTCATCGAGCCGGGCATAACGGAGCGGGAAACCGGGGCAGAAATTGTATATCGTCACTTGAAGAAGGGGGCTGAGTCGATGGCGTTCGACCCCATCGTTGCCTCGGGCCCCAATGGCGCGCGTCCCCACGCCCGTCCCACAGATCGGGCCCTGCACGCCGGGGATATGATCGTGATCGACATGGGGTGCTTTCGGGACGGGTACGCGTCCGATATGACGAGGACGGTGGCGTTGGGCGAGCCCGACGATACGGCCCGGCGGGGCTACGAAGCAGTACTGGATGCCCAGCACGCCGCGCTCGATGCCGCACGGGCTGGCATGACGGGGCAAGAGCTGGACGCTGTGGCCCGAGCGTCCCTTGAAGCTGCTGGACTGGCGGAGCACTTCACGCACGGGCTGGGTCATGGGCTTGGGCTTCAGGTGCACGAATGGCCTCGGGTCTCGCACACGGCCGACGACGAGCTGCCAGAGGGGGCCTGTGTAACAATTGAGCCTGGGGTGTACCTTCCAGAAAAGCAGTACGGGGTTCGCATTGAAGACATTATCGTGCTCCGAGAAGACGGGTGTGAGAACCTGACCAACAGCCCGAAAGAGCTGATGGTCTTGTAA